The following nucleotide sequence is from Saccharothrix texasensis.
TGATGACCTGACTGCGGGAGGAGTCGGTGAGGTCCTCGTACCAGGACCAGAACCCGCGCAGCACCGGGTCGGTGACCCCGGCGGTGACCCGTGACCGGAACGCGGGGTCGGCCAGCAGCTTGGGCAGGTCCGCCAGGGTGGCGACGCCTTCCTGGGCGCGCAGGGTGAGGCAGGCGGCGCGCATCACGTCGTCGGTGCGCGGCCCCCAGAAGGCGCTGTAGACGCGGCGGAACACCGAGACGAGGTTGTCGACGGTCAGGTCGGTGTCCCCGCCGTCCAACGGGTTCAGGCACGGAGGCCGGGTCTTCGAGTCGGCGTCGAAGATCACCACTCGGTCGGCGGCGGAGCGGGGCAGGCGGGACAGCACATCGGTGACGAGGTCGCCCTTGGGGTCGATCAGCACGATCCCGCGCCCGGCCTCGGCGTCGGCCAGGATCATGTTGCCCAGCAGTGTCGACTTGCCCGAGCCGGTCGCGCCGATGACGTGCAGGTGGTGCCGGGCGTCCGGCACGCGCAATGCCACGGGACGTTCGTGGCCGGTGTCGGTGACGCCGATCGGCTTGGCCTCCGGTCCGGGGGTGGCGATGCCAGGTGGCGGGGCGATCGCGCGGGCTCCGGCCCGCTGGACGCCGGGGATGGCCTCGTCCGTCGGCAGGTGCGCGAGGACCGCCAGCTCACCCACCGACAGCAGGTCGCCTTTCCCGAGGCGCCGGTCGGCCAGAACGGTGCCGGGGTGGCGTACGCGGTGGCGGGTGTAGTGGTTGTGTTCGGTGTAGGAGGCGAAGCTCGCGGCGAGGGCGTGTGCTCGGCCGCGGGCGACGTCCCGCGCCGTGCGGACCTCGCCTTCTGCCGCGCCGGCGGGCAGGAGGGTGGCGACGGCGTAACGGATCACGGTCTCGTACTGGGAGCCGCGCTGCTTGGTCACGATGGCGCGGTTCTGGGCGGCGTACTCCAGCGAGGTCTGCGGGTCGCTGTGCAACGCCCCGGAGCGCGTCGTCTTCCGAGCGGGGCCGGTCTTCATCCCAGGGGTGATCAGGTCGAGCAGGCGGCCGATTACACGGGTGGAGCCGCCGGTGTGCACCCTGCGTGCGGTGCGGCGAGCTTGGGCGACGCGGCGTCCGGTGACCGGGCGGGCGAGGATCTGCACGCAGGCGTACTCGTCGCGGCCGAGTCCGACCGGGGCGCCGATCAGGGCTCGGAGGGGGTCGGCGTCGAAGTCGGTGCGGATCGGCAGCGCCTCGCTGCGGGCGAGGCGCAGTTCGCCGCCGACGACCAGCCGCCGCTGCCCGTCGTCTGGTGGCGGCAGGGGCGGGTCGGCGGTGCCAACGCGGGTGTGCGAGCCGGGCCATGCGGCCTCGATTGCGCGTTCGACCAGGCCAGGCGGGATGACGCCGGGCACCCACAGTCGGATCGCGACTCCGGCTTCGGAGAACATGTACTCGCACGCCACGTGCGGTTGCCCGACCAGCCACCGCCGCCAGGCCGGGCGCAGCAACCCGACCAGGTTTGACCACAACGCTTGCCCGCCCGCGGGGTCCACGGTCGGTGGGGCGAGCACGGTGACCTGCCGGGCGTCGACGATCAGCCGCGCGTGGCAGCGGCGCGTCCACCACCGCCGGCCCGCCGCGAACGCCGCGATGCCGAGGGCGAGCACTGGGCCGACGACCGGCCCCCAGTCGAGCGCCCAGTCCCGCAGGTGGCCGAGCAGAGCGAGCAGGGTGCCACCGGGGTCGCGCAGGTAGCCGCCGAGCCAACCGTCGGCCGGCCCTGTCCGATGA
It contains:
- a CDS encoding type IV secretory system conjugative DNA transfer family protein, which encodes MPAWMPDALIHRGASTPPPTTGIDTAIHRTGPADGWLGGYLRDPGGTLLALLGHLRDWALDWGPVVGPVLALGIAAFAAGRRWWTRRCHARLIVDARQVTVLAPPTVDPAGGQALWSNLVGLLRPAWRRWLVGQPHVACEYMFSEAGVAIRLWVPGVIPPGLVERAIEAAWPGSHTRVGTADPPLPPPDDGQRRLVVGGELRLARSEALPIRTDFDADPLRALIGAPVGLGRDEYACVQILARPVTGRRVAQARRTARRVHTGGSTRVIGRLLDLITPGMKTGPARKTTRSGALHSDPQTSLEYAAQNRAIVTKQRGSQYETVIRYAVATLLPAGAAEGEVRTARDVARGRAHALAASFASYTEHNHYTRHRVRHPGTVLADRRLGKGDLLSVGELAVLAHLPTDEAIPGVQRAGARAIAPPPGIATPGPEAKPIGVTDTGHERPVALRVPDARHHLHVIGATGSGKSTLLGNMILADAEAGRGIVLIDPKGDLVTDVLSRLPRSAADRVVIFDADSKTRPPCLNPLDGGDTDLTVDNLVSVFRRVYSAFWGPRTDDVMRAACLTLRAQEGVATLADLPKLLADPAFRSRVTAGVTDPVLRGFWSWYEDLTDSSRSQVISPLMNKLRAFLLRPFVRDAIAGGHSTVDMSSVLDGGICLVRIPKGSLGEETTRLVGSLVVARTWQATTARARRPQRQRRDASMVIDECHNFLHLPYPIEDMLAEARGFRVAMTLAHQHLGQLPRELREGMSTNARSKIFFNASPEDARELSRHTAPRLSDHDLAHLGVYHAAVRLVLNGEEAQPFTMLTQPLPPAIPGRAREIRSIARRALRSGAPGQTTPASGPQDPTRPPHRPGPTPGQAQLANGNRRGQSGVRAPSADPRRQQP